GCCCGCCTCCACAACGATTCAAATTGCCTTTCACTGGGGCAGCGGATGATGAGTTTGGAAACAGCGCTGAAAATAGTCGAAATCTGGCTTAGAACTGAATTTGAAGGAGGAAGACACGCGGTGCGAATTCAGAAAATAGCAGACTTGGAAAAGAGGTGAGGTGCATTTGGGAAATTTTGAATTTTAAATTCTAAATTTTAAATTTTTTTTAATCTAAAATCTAAAATTCAAAATCTAAAATTATCTATATGGATTCTACAACTCTCATTGGAACCACTGGCGCGACAATTGTCCTCATTGCTTTTATCCTCAGCCAGTTTCGAATATGGAATAATGAATATTTCATTTATGATTTTTGTAATTTTCTCGGGAGTGCGCTTTTAGTTTGCTATGCTCTCCTCCTTTCGAGCCTTCCATTTCTCATTTTGAATGCTGTTTGGGCGATTGTCTCTCTCAAAGACGTGTATACTGATCTCGTGAGGAATTCGAAGAGAAAAGAGTGCGGATTTTATGAGAAGTGGATGAAGTAAGAAATTTTTAATTTTTAATTTTTAATTTTAAATTTTGAAATTTCTAAATAAATCTTAATGTTTAATTTCTAATTTTTAAAATCAGAAAAATGACTGCGAAGGTTTTTGTTTAAAAATTACGATTTAGAAATTATTTTGAAATTTGAAATTCGAAATTTAAAATTAACTATGCCAAATCTCCAAATATTTCCCTCCCTCCTTTCCGCTGATTTTGGAAAACTCCAAAGTGAAATTGATCGTTTTGAACCCTATGTCGAAGGATTTCACTTTGACGTCATGGATGGTCATTTTGTTCCAAATCTTACGATGGGAGCACCGGTTCTTAAAAGTTTACACACAAAAACTCTTTTCGATGTGCATCTCATGGTGGAACATCCAGAAGAATATGTTGAAGATTTTCAAAAAGCTGGGGCAAAAATGATCTCTTTTCATGTCGAAGCAGCAAAAGAAAATTCTTCGAATGCACTGATTCAGCAAATTCAAAATCTTGGCATGAAGGCAGGAATAGTTCTCAAGCCAAAAACGCCATGCTCAGAAGTTGAAAGTTTTTTAGATGCCATTGATTTTGTCATGATCATGAGTGTCGAACCCGGATATAGCGGACAAAAATTTATGCCAGAAGTTCTTCCCAAAATTCGAGAAATTCGAGAAAAATATCCAGAAATGGATATTGAAGTTGATGGAGGAATCAACGATGAAACAGTTCGTGAGGTTGTTGAAGCTGGAGCGAATATGATCGTATCAGCATCGTATTTGTTCGGGGCAAAAAATGGAGAAGAAGCAGTGAGGAGTTTACGGTTGTAGGCGCGACCGCTCGGTCGCGCTTTCATGTCATCCTCATTTTCTGTAACCTCTCAATCGCCTTTGCATTCCCCGAAGGGAATGTGTATTTTTTGAAATCGCTCGGAGAAATCCACTGTATTTTCTCATGTTCAATGCATTTTGGAATTCCTTTTAAAATCTGACATCTAAAAAATCGAAGCCGCCAAAAAAATTCTTTTTCTTCCCACACCGTTTCAAAAAAATAGGGTCGAACAGAAATTTCAATTCCAAGCTCTTCCTCAATTTCTCGTTTGAGGCAATGTCTCCAATCTTCTCCTCGTTCTCGTTTTCCTCCCGGGAATTCCCATCTTCCGCCTTTCCGTTTTTGACGTTTCGCGATGAGGTATTTTCCATTCTGATGAATACAGGCTACGGCGACTTCCATGGGAATTTTTGCGGAAAGAATCTTTTTCCGTGGAAGTGAAAGAAGTTTTTTTGTAAAATCTCCCCTTTTTCCACTCTGAAAAAAATGACAATAATTTTGCAGCGGACAGATTTCACATTCCGGAGTTCGACT
This portion of the Candidatus Peregrinibacteria bacterium genome encodes:
- the rpe gene encoding ribulose-phosphate 3-epimerase, with product MPNLQIFPSLLSADFGKLQSEIDRFEPYVEGFHFDVMDGHFVPNLTMGAPVLKSLHTKTLFDVHLMVEHPEEYVEDFQKAGAKMISFHVEAAKENSSNALIQQIQNLGMKAGIVLKPKTPCSEVESFLDAIDFVMIMSVEPGYSGQKFMPEVLPKIREIREKYPEMDIEVDGGINDETVREVVEAGANMIVSASYLFGAKNGEEAVRSLRL